In Musa acuminata AAA Group cultivar baxijiao chromosome BXJ3-11, Cavendish_Baxijiao_AAA, whole genome shotgun sequence, one DNA window encodes the following:
- the LOC135652461 gene encoding sugar transport protein MST4-like — MDDFLEEFFPAVFERKHKAKEDNYCKFDNQNLQLFTSSLYLAALVASFVASKICTKHGRKLTMQAASIFFLVGVILNAAAVNIAMLIIGRILLGVGVGFANQAVPLFLSEIAPVHVRGALNILFQLDVTIGIFVANIVNYLVSNIHPWGWRLALGLAGVPAMMLCLGSMVIAETPTSLIEREMLMEGLAMLKKIRGTDNVDAEYEEILHACEMARQVKQPFKNLMKRSSRPQLVIAIVMQVFQQFTGINAIMFYAPVLFQTIGFKNDASLLSAVITGIVNVLSTVVSVVLVDKVGRRFLLLEACGQMLITQVAIGGILLVNLKATNELGHGVAVWVVVLVCLFVSSFAWSWGPLGWLIPSETFPLATRTAGYAFAVSSNMLFTFVIAQAFLSMMCHLRAGIFFFFGAWIVVMGLFVIFLLPETKNVPIDEMTEKVWKQHWFWKRFMDEEEDKKHSV; from the exons ATGGATGACTTCTTGGAGGAGTTCTTCCCTGCGGTCTTTGAGAGGAAGCACAAAGCCAAGGAAGACAACTATTGCAAGTTTGATAACCAAAACCTTCAGCTTTTCACTTCATCATTGTACCTTGCTGCCTTGGTAGCCAGCTTCGTAGCTTCGAAGATTTGCACGAAACATGGCCGGAAGCTCACTATGCAAGCAGCATCaatattcttcttggttggtgtCATCCTGAACGCAGCTGCTGTGAACATTGCCATGCTGATCATCGGAAGGATTCTCCTCGGAGTTGGTGTTGGATTTGCCAATCAG GCAGTTCCTCTATTCTTGTCGGAGATCGCACCAGTTCACGTCCGTGGAGCCTTAAACATCCTCTTCCAACTTGACGTGACCATCGGGATCTTTGTGGCGAACATTGTAAACTACTTGGTATCCAATATCCACCCCTGGGGGTGGAGACTTGCGCTTGGCTTGGCTGGAGTGCCGGCGATGATGCTTTGCTTGGGCTCCATGGTGATTGCGGAGACCCCGACGAGCCTCATCGAGCGTGAGATGCTTATGGAAGGCTTGGCCATGTTGAAGAAGATCCGGGGGACCGACAATGTCGATGCAGAGTACGAGGAAATACTACACGCCTGCGAGATGGCACGACAGGTGAAGCAACCTTTCAAGAATCTCATGAAGAGAAGTAGCCGACCGCAATTGGTTATTGCCATCGTGATGCAAGTCTTCCAGCAGTTCACTGGGATCAACGCCATCATGTTCTATGCACCAGTCCTCTTTCAGACCATCGGATTTAAGAATGATGCTTCACTTCTTTCTGCGGTCATCACGGGGATCGTCAATGTTCTGTCTACCGTCGTATCAGTGGTCTTAGTGGACAAAGTCGGGAGGAGATTCCTGCTTCTTGAAGCTTGTGGCCAGATGTTGATCACACAG GTGGCTATTGGAGGCATTTTGCTTGTGAATTTGAAAGCAACCAATGAGCTGGGACACGGAGtggcagtttgggtggtggtgctCGTGTGCCTATTCGTTTCGAGCTTTGCTTGGTCTTGGGGTCCACTTGGCTGGTTGATTCCTAGTGAAACTTTCCCCCTGGCGACGAGGACCGCCGGCTATGCCTTTGCCGTCAGCTCCAACATGCTTTTCACCTTTGTCATTGCCCAAGCTTTCCTATCTATGATGTGTCATCTACGTGCcgggatcttcttcttctttggtgcatgGATTGTGGTGATGGGTCTGTTCGTCATCTTCTTATTGCCCGAGACCAAGAACGTACCGATCGATGAAATGACCGAGAAGGTTTGGAAGCAACATTGGTTCTGGAAGAGATTCATGGATGAGGAAGAAGACAAAAAACACTCCGTCTAA